In one Mesorhizobium australicum genomic region, the following are encoded:
- a CDS encoding SDR family oxidoreductase, with the protein MSGKALLVTGGSRGIGAETARLAASRGWRVAVNYVSDQVSADAVVAEIEAGGGEAFAVQGDVGAEADVLAMFAAVDARFGRLDGLVNNAGIVDRKARVDEMSVARLERMMRVNIVGSFLCAREAVKRMSTRHGGQGGVIVNLSSAAARLGSPGWYVDYAASKGAIDTLTTGLALEVAGEGIRVCGVRPGIIATDIHASGGEPDRIEKVRAGLPMKREGRPEEIASAIVWLLSGEASYITGATLDVSGGR; encoded by the coding sequence CCGGCGGCAGCCGGGGCATCGGCGCAGAGACCGCCAGGCTCGCGGCATCGCGAGGCTGGCGCGTCGCGGTCAACTATGTCTCCGACCAGGTATCCGCGGACGCCGTCGTGGCGGAGATCGAGGCCGGCGGCGGCGAAGCCTTTGCGGTCCAGGGCGATGTGGGCGCCGAAGCGGACGTGCTCGCCATGTTCGCCGCCGTCGACGCCCGTTTCGGCAGGCTCGACGGGCTGGTCAACAATGCCGGCATCGTCGACCGCAAGGCGCGCGTCGACGAGATGAGCGTCGCGCGGCTCGAACGGATGATGCGCGTCAACATCGTCGGTTCATTCCTGTGCGCCCGCGAGGCGGTGAAGCGCATGTCGACGCGGCATGGCGGGCAGGGCGGCGTGATCGTCAACCTGTCGTCGGCCGCGGCCAGGCTCGGCAGCCCGGGCTGGTATGTCGACTATGCCGCCTCGAAAGGCGCCATCGATACTCTGACCACCGGGCTCGCGCTCGAGGTTGCCGGCGAGGGCATCCGCGTCTGCGGCGTGCGTCCCGGCATCATCGCGACCGACATCCATGCCTCCGGCGGCGAACCGGACAGGATCGAGAAGGTGCGCGCCGGTCTCCCCATGAAAAGGGAAGGCAGGCCTGAGGAAATTGCATCGGCCATCGTCTGGCTTTTGTCCGGCGAGGCATCCTATATCACCGGCGCGACGCTCGATGTGAGCGGCGGGCGCTGA
- a CDS encoding FAD-dependent oxidoreductase: MAYDVIFIGTGPGGYVGAIKAAQLGLKTAVVEKRETYGGTCLNIGCIPSKALLHASEMFAEAEHSFDALGIEGVKPKLNLAKMMAHKDATVASNVGGVAFLFKKNKIDAFRGTGRIVAPGKVAVTGEDGKVTEVEGANIVIATGSDVAGIPGVKVDIDEKVIVSSTGGIALDKVPANLVVVGGGVIGLELGSVWARLGSKVTVVEYLDTILGGMDGEISKQFQRMLAKQGIDFKLGAKVTAVEKGKKGATVTFEPVKGGEPETLAADVVLIATGRRPYTDGLGLEEVGVELERGRVKTDAHYQSNVKGIYAIGDVIAGPMLAHKAEDEGIA; encoded by the coding sequence ATGGCCTATGACGTGATCTTTATCGGAACCGGCCCCGGCGGTTATGTCGGTGCGATCAAGGCGGCACAGCTCGGCCTGAAGACCGCGGTGGTTGAAAAGCGCGAGACCTATGGCGGCACCTGCCTCAACATCGGCTGCATTCCGTCCAAGGCGCTGCTGCATGCGTCCGAGATGTTCGCCGAGGCGGAGCATTCCTTCGACGCGCTCGGCATCGAAGGCGTGAAGCCGAAGCTCAACCTCGCCAAGATGATGGCGCACAAGGATGCGACCGTCGCCTCCAACGTCGGCGGCGTCGCCTTCCTGTTCAAGAAGAACAAGATCGACGCCTTCCGTGGCACGGGCAGGATCGTCGCCCCCGGCAAGGTCGCCGTGACCGGCGAAGACGGCAAGGTGACCGAGGTCGAGGGCGCCAACATCGTCATCGCCACCGGCTCCGACGTCGCCGGCATTCCCGGCGTCAAGGTCGATATCGACGAGAAGGTGATCGTGTCGTCCACCGGCGGCATCGCGCTCGACAAGGTGCCGGCCAATCTGGTCGTCGTCGGCGGCGGCGTGATCGGGCTGGAGCTCGGCTCCGTCTGGGCGCGCCTCGGCTCCAAGGTGACGGTCGTCGAATATCTCGACACCATCCTCGGCGGCATGGACGGCGAGATCTCCAAGCAGTTCCAGCGCATGCTCGCCAAGCAGGGCATCGACTTCAAGCTCGGCGCCAAGGTGACGGCGGTCGAGAAGGGCAAGAAGGGCGCGACGGTAACCTTTGAGCCGGTGAAGGGCGGAGAGCCGGAAACGCTGGCCGCCGACGTCGTGCTGATCGCGACGGGCCGCCGGCCCTATACCGACGGTCTGGGCCTCGAGGAGGTCGGTGTCGAGCTGGAGCGTGGCCGGGTGAAGACCGACGCCCACTACCAGAGCAACGTCAAGGGCATCTATGCCATCGGCGATGTGATCGCCGGGCCGATGCTCGCCCACAAGGCCGAGGACGAGGGCATCGC